From the genome of Papaver somniferum cultivar HN1 chromosome 2, ASM357369v1, whole genome shotgun sequence, one region includes:
- the LOC113352007 gene encoding cytochrome P450 76A1-like, with translation MGYIIPQGTQVFVNVWGLGRDPASWDAPLAFKPERFLDSTVDYRGQNFEFLPFGAGRRICPGLPLGNQMLHLVLGSLIQSFEWSLEDGVTPETLDKSDKMGMSLRKAFLLKAVPKPVCL, from the coding sequence ATGGGGTATATCATACCACAAGGAACTCAAGTGTTCGTAAACGTTTGGGGACTCGGAAGAGACCCAGCTTCCTGGGATGCACCATTGGCGTTCAAACCAGAACGGTTCTTAGATTCCACCGTTGATTACCGTGGGCAAAATTTCGAGTTCTTACCATTTGGAGCTGGCCGACGTATTTGTCCCGGGCTTCCTCTGGGTAACCAAATGCTTCACCTTGTCCTAGGATCATTGATCCAATCTTTTGAATGGTCCCTAGAGGATGGTGTTACTCCTGAAACCTTGGACAAGAGTGATAAAATGGGTATGTCACTGAGGAAGGCATTCTTGTTGAAGGCAGTACCTAAACCTGTATGTCTTTAA